A portion of the uncultured Draconibacterium sp. genome contains these proteins:
- a CDS encoding response regulator, with translation MLKNIKNPMSQEVLDALPADYYVINIHEKKILQTNDKRVAPGDSCYKVLFNKDKPCESKCDKCLCQQTHTFNDRSSFNISSITDGEKKYYRVRSSLINEQTVLVTLDDETEFLKKKEVFEFNAKRLERAEQLVQFGYWEYDLKKRRYTTSLGGQLIYGIKTNRVSFNEVQAFNLEEDKALFKRTFIDMTENKKGFDIKYKIKRLSDGEIRTLRAIGNLNSNETLAFGIVHDITEKEKIQQIRKEHQEYVTLLFENMSSAFAQHRIVTNDEGECVDAIIMDVNPFYEEFFNLRKEDVKNRSIREVFPHVEEEWMERFANVAFTGVPGNFTEYIPWVDKYVEVAVYAPQKGYFVTSINDVSQRVKSEKELKVAKEKAVESDRLKTLFLTNMSHEIRTPLNGILGFSNLLSQPGLTNENRLYYGKIIENSGKRLMTIIDDIIDVSMIQSDQIVINYRAFDVNELLLEIYTTHRKLNDTKLKRIKFNFKSTNVSSLIYSDRAKIYQVLNNLLDNAFKFTQHGKINFGVASITNEQVTFFVKDTGVGIKKEKQQYIFDSFRQAEEGQARAYEGFGLGLAIVSGIVEKLNGTVELNSEYGNGAEFKVILPRNNQKIATERSIENRSQHVAEKQVINRKRVVSFEDEPVSINLLRTIVERKGYDIVNFEDAGEGIEYIRRHSADLVLMDVRLPKMNGYDATRIIKQEFPEIPVVIQTAFAMLEDRKTAFEAGCDDLIAKPYTVDTINQKLNKYLVPDD, from the coding sequence AAAATTCTTCAAACCAATGATAAACGTGTAGCTCCCGGCGATTCGTGTTATAAGGTTTTGTTTAACAAGGATAAACCCTGTGAAAGCAAATGCGATAAATGTCTTTGTCAGCAAACCCATACATTCAACGACAGGTCATCATTTAATATCTCAAGTATAACGGACGGAGAGAAAAAATATTATCGGGTAAGAAGTAGCCTTATAAACGAGCAGACAGTTTTGGTTACGCTGGATGACGAAACTGAATTTCTGAAAAAGAAAGAAGTCTTTGAGTTTAACGCCAAAAGACTGGAGCGTGCCGAACAATTGGTGCAGTTTGGCTATTGGGAGTATGACCTGAAAAAAAGAAGGTATACTACTTCGCTTGGCGGGCAGTTGATTTATGGTATTAAAACAAATCGAGTGTCGTTTAATGAGGTGCAGGCCTTTAATCTTGAAGAAGATAAGGCCTTGTTTAAGCGAACCTTTATTGACATGACGGAAAACAAGAAGGGCTTCGACATAAAATATAAAATAAAAAGACTGAGTGATGGCGAAATAAGAACGTTGCGGGCAATAGGAAATTTAAACAGCAACGAAACCCTTGCTTTTGGCATTGTTCACGATATAACCGAGAAAGAAAAAATTCAACAAATAAGAAAGGAACACCAGGAATATGTGACATTGTTATTTGAAAATATGAGTAGTGCTTTTGCACAACACCGTATTGTAACCAACGATGAAGGAGAGTGTGTTGATGCCATAATTATGGATGTGAATCCGTTTTACGAAGAATTTTTTAATCTGCGTAAAGAGGACGTTAAGAACCGCTCTATCAGAGAGGTATTTCCACACGTTGAAGAAGAGTGGATGGAACGCTTTGCCAATGTAGCCTTTACCGGAGTGCCCGGAAATTTTACCGAATATATACCGTGGGTAGATAAGTACGTTGAAGTGGCGGTTTATGCCCCGCAAAAGGGTTATTTTGTTACCAGCATAAACGATGTTAGCCAGCGTGTAAAATCAGAAAAAGAACTGAAAGTGGCCAAGGAAAAAGCGGTGGAGAGCGACCGCCTGAAAACACTTTTTCTTACCAATATGAGTCACGAAATAAGAACACCGCTTAATGGTATTCTTGGTTTTTCGAACCTGCTTAGCCAGCCGGGGCTTACCAATGAAAATCGTTTGTATTACGGAAAAATTATCGAGAACTCGGGCAAACGGTTAATGACGATCATCGACGATATTATTGATGTTTCGATGATTCAGTCGGATCAAATTGTAATAAACTACCGCGCCTTTGATGTGAACGAATTGTTGCTCGAAATTTATACGACGCACCGCAAACTAAATGACACAAAACTGAAACGTATAAAGTTCAATTTTAAATCGACGAATGTTTCATCATTAATTTATTCCGACCGGGCGAAGATTTACCAGGTGCTCAATAATCTGCTCGATAATGCTTTTAAGTTTACGCAGCACGGAAAGATTAATTTTGGAGTTGCATCAATTACCAACGAGCAGGTAACATTTTTTGTAAAAGATACCGGGGTAGGAATTAAGAAAGAAAAACAACAGTATATTTTCGATTCATTCCGTCAGGCCGAAGAAGGACAAGCACGTGCATACGAAGGTTTTGGACTGGGGCTGGCAATTGTTTCGGGTATTGTTGAGAAACTGAATGGTACAGTTGAGTTAAACTCAGAATACGGGAATGGAGCAGAGTTTAAAGTCATTCTTCCACGCAACAATCAGAAAATCGCTACCGAGAGAAGCATTGAAAATCGGTCGCAACATGTTGCAGAGAAGCAGGTTATAAACCGGAAGCGAGTGGTTTCGTTTGAAGACGAACCAGTGAGTATTAACTTGCTGCGTACCATTGTGGAACGCAAAGGATACGATATTGTAAACTTTGAAGATGCTGGCGAAGGGATAGAATATATCCGCCGTCACTCGGCTGATTTGGTACTGATGGATGTGCGTTTACCCAAAATGAACGGGTACGATGCAACACGCATTATAAAACAGGAATTTCCTGAAATACCGGTGGTAATACAAACAGCATTTGCCATGCTTGAAGACCGAAAAACAGCCTTCGAAGCAGGGTGCGACGACTTAATTGCAAAGCCCTACACGGTTGATACTATAAACCAGAAACTAAACAAATACCTGGTGCCCGACGATTAA
- the ricT gene encoding regulatory iron-sulfur-containing complex subunit RicT — translation MAAPQTESREDYMSCNGCSFNNSTNSITQGYDWLSDLPDTTDKSDIVEVKFKSTRKEYFKNIENIPLKRGDRIVVATSPGHDVGEVTLTGYLAEKQFKLRIKNPSRYTLNTVYRKASENDLETLKMARNREKETMIQARQIANDLGLAMKIGDVEFRGDNKKAIFYYLAEGRVDFRELIKVYAREFRIKIEMKQIGARQEAGLIGGIGSCGRELCCSSWRTDFSSISSEAALKQGLSPSAQKMAGACGKLKCCLLYELDAYIEAGNEFPRELLDLELHSGIAKPFKTDYLKKEIWYGLEGSMGTTFNLSLKQVRDIIQKNKRGIKPEVHTLSSQPKEQNKMEVTLNESLDRFDNKKPPRNKKRRIKKGGRNFENRNNNPQNKQSASENNGNENNRKPNKRRNNNPNRKRKQGFKDKRGPAPKNEN, via the coding sequence ATGGCGGCACCTCAGACAGAAAGCAGAGAGGATTATATGAGTTGTAATGGATGTTCGTTCAATAATTCAACAAATAGTATAACACAAGGATACGACTGGCTAAGCGATTTGCCAGACACTACTGATAAATCAGACATTGTTGAAGTAAAATTTAAGTCAACCCGCAAAGAATATTTCAAGAATATTGAAAATATACCACTAAAACGTGGCGACAGAATAGTTGTTGCCACTTCGCCGGGGCACGACGTTGGCGAGGTTACCTTAACCGGTTACCTGGCTGAAAAACAATTTAAACTCCGGATTAAAAATCCATCGCGCTACACCTTAAACACGGTTTACCGCAAGGCCTCGGAAAATGATTTGGAAACACTGAAGATGGCCCGCAATCGCGAAAAGGAAACCATGATTCAGGCGCGCCAGATTGCTAACGATTTGGGCTTGGCGATGAAAATTGGTGATGTAGAATTCAGAGGCGACAATAAAAAAGCAATTTTTTATTACCTGGCAGAAGGACGTGTTGACTTTAGGGAACTGATAAAAGTTTATGCCCGCGAATTCCGCATTAAAATTGAGATGAAACAAATTGGTGCCCGCCAGGAAGCCGGTTTAATTGGAGGAATTGGCTCATGCGGTCGCGAATTGTGCTGCTCGAGCTGGCGAACCGATTTTTCAAGTATCTCATCGGAAGCGGCATTAAAACAAGGCCTATCACCATCGGCACAAAAAATGGCCGGTGCCTGTGGAAAACTAAAATGCTGTTTACTTTACGAATTAGATGCATATATAGAAGCCGGAAACGAATTTCCGCGCGAACTGCTTGATTTGGAGTTGCACTCCGGAATTGCAAAACCATTCAAAACGGATTACCTGAAAAAAGAGATCTGGTACGGATTGGAAGGCAGCATGGGAACTACATTCAACCTCTCGCTGAAACAGGTTCGCGACATCATTCAGAAAAATAAACGGGGAATAAAACCCGAAGTTCATACCTTGAGCTCGCAACCAAAAGAGCAAAACAAAATGGAGGTCACTCTGAATGAAAGCCTTGACCGTTTCGACAACAAAAAGCCACCGCGCAACAAAAAAAGGCGCATCAAAAAGGGAGGCCGGAATTTCGAGAACCGGAATAACAATCCGCAGAACAAACAAAGTGCTTCGGAAAACAACGGCAACGAAAACAACAGAAAGCCAAACAAACGGAGAAACAATAATCCCAACCGAAAACGTAAGCAAGGCTTTAAAGACAAGCGGGGACCGGCACCAAAGAACGAAAATTAA
- a CDS encoding DUF4105 domain-containing protein, with protein MNQIKRLLVVVFVALAFNGLAFQLSDQAKVSIITCSPGNEMYSVYGHSAIRVNDPRLNYDVAFNYGIFDFSSPNFLYRFCAGQTDYLLGAYRFDIFLNEYRHDKRSVFEQELNLTAKEKQAVVDFLVWNAQPENRVYRYNFFFDNCATRVRDVIADNVDGGITYADSASHKTLRTLIKDYHGKLLWLNFGIDFLVSADSDREATLEEEMFLPDYVMQHFSTAKRNDNGQNIAQPVQVLYQAPEQTQGPTWLWGPMVVFSLLLIVVAYLTWKQFKNGEMKPALDFILYGINGLGGLLLTWFTLYSEHPAMSPNYNLMWLVPVSLLYVIVSLRKKWRPALRHYHLIFAAWMIVFFVSAPFLPQKLHPVFFIMAATFFIRALAHSLLILKSLKAARK; from the coding sequence ATGAATCAGATAAAGCGGCTTTTAGTTGTAGTATTTGTGGCCCTTGCATTTAACGGGCTTGCTTTTCAACTTTCAGATCAGGCAAAGGTTAGTATCATTACCTGTAGCCCGGGTAACGAAATGTACTCGGTTTATGGTCACTCGGCCATTCGTGTGAACGATCCGCGACTGAATTACGACGTGGCTTTTAACTATGGGATTTTTGATTTTAGCAGCCCTAATTTTTTGTATCGCTTTTGTGCCGGACAAACCGATTACCTGCTTGGTGCTTATCGTTTTGATATTTTTTTAAATGAATACCGACACGATAAACGCAGTGTTTTTGAACAGGAACTCAACCTGACAGCGAAAGAAAAACAAGCGGTTGTTGATTTTTTAGTTTGGAATGCCCAGCCTGAAAACAGGGTGTATCGCTATAATTTTTTCTTTGATAACTGTGCAACCCGGGTGCGCGATGTTATTGCCGATAATGTAGACGGAGGAATCACTTATGCGGATAGTGCCAGTCATAAAACCCTGCGAACCCTGATTAAAGATTACCATGGAAAGTTATTGTGGCTGAATTTTGGTATCGATTTTTTGGTAAGTGCCGATTCCGACCGTGAAGCTACTTTGGAAGAAGAAATGTTTTTGCCCGATTACGTGATGCAGCATTTTTCAACGGCAAAAAGAAATGATAACGGACAGAATATTGCACAACCGGTTCAGGTGCTTTACCAGGCTCCTGAGCAAACGCAGGGGCCGACATGGCTTTGGGGGCCAATGGTCGTTTTTTCGTTGTTATTGATTGTGGTAGCTTATCTCACCTGGAAACAGTTTAAGAATGGAGAAATGAAGCCTGCGCTTGATTTTATACTTTACGGCATAAACGGTTTGGGTGGTTTGTTGCTCACGTGGTTTACCCTTTATTCCGAGCATCCGGCAATGAGCCCAAATTATAACCTGATGTGGCTGGTGCCGGTGAGTTTATTGTATGTAATTGTTTCCTTACGAAAGAAGTGGCGTCCGGCGCTGCGTCATTATCACCTTATTTTTGCTGCGTGGATGATCGTATTTTTTGTTTCTGCACCCTTTCTTCCACAAAAACTTCATCCGGTGTTTTTCATTATGGCAGCTACATTTTTTATTCGGGCATTGGCGCATTCGCTGCTAATTCTGAAGTCATTAAAAGCCGCTCGCAAATAA
- the mutS gene encoding DNA mismatch repair protein MutS translates to MAKKEKKYVETPLMKQYYSIKDKHPDAVLLFRVGDFYETFGEDAIKAAEILGITLTRRANGAASYVELAGFPHHALDTYLPKLVRAGQRVAICEQLEDPKMTKKIVKRGITELVTPGVSINDNILENRENNFLASVHFDKKRAGIAFLDISTGEFLAAEGSFEYIDKLLNSFQPKEVLFQRGRGKEFNELFGTKFYTFNLEDWVYTDDAANDRLTRHFETSSLKGFGVHNMQLGIIAAGAVLHYLDITQHQKLSHISGLSRIEEEHYVWLDRFTIRNLELFAPLHESGKALINVIDKTITPMGSRLLKRWMALPLKDIDPINERLEVVELFLKDTETKENLEEHLRQMGDLERLISKVAVGRINPREVMQVRNALSAIIPIKAACADVENSALNRFAEQLNPCDLIRERIEQQIVADPPTAINKGKVIAEGVSEELDDLRKIAYSGKDYLAQIQKRESEKHGIPSLKISFNNVFGYYIEVRNTHKDKVPDDWIRKQTLVSAERYITEELKEYEQKILGAEEKIQVLEGKLFGELIFALSEYISAIQLNSHILAQIDCLLSYATCATSYKYFRPEVNDATSIEIKEGRHPVIEHQLPIGESYIANDVKLDQEDQQIIIITGPNMAGKSALLRQTALIVLMAQMGSFVPAEVAKIGFVDKIFTRVGASDNISLGESTFMVEMNEAASILNNVSDRSLILFDELGRGTSTYDGISIAWSIVEHLHEHAFTKAKTLFATHYHELNEMEGAFPRVKNFNVSIKEVGNKVIFLRKLVRGGSNHSFGIHVAGMAGMPKSVIQRAEQILSKLEGGKEKESLSKPLEEIGENREGMQLSFFQLDDPVLKQIRDEIAGLDVNNLTPIEALNKLNEIKKLTGIS, encoded by the coding sequence ATGGCAAAAAAGGAAAAGAAATATGTAGAAACTCCGCTGATGAAGCAATATTATTCCATCAAGGATAAACATCCTGATGCGGTTTTGCTTTTTCGTGTGGGCGATTTTTACGAAACATTTGGAGAGGATGCCATAAAAGCGGCAGAAATTCTGGGAATAACGTTAACACGCCGGGCAAACGGAGCTGCCAGTTATGTGGAGTTGGCAGGTTTTCCACATCATGCGCTCGACACTTATTTGCCGAAACTGGTACGGGCCGGACAGCGTGTAGCAATTTGCGAGCAGCTGGAAGATCCGAAAATGACCAAGAAGATCGTGAAACGCGGGATTACCGAGTTGGTAACGCCGGGTGTTTCCATCAACGATAATATTCTCGAGAACCGTGAAAATAACTTTCTCGCATCGGTGCATTTCGATAAAAAACGGGCAGGTATTGCCTTCCTCGATATTTCAACGGGTGAGTTTTTAGCCGCTGAAGGAAGTTTTGAGTACATCGACAAATTATTGAATTCGTTTCAGCCAAAAGAGGTGTTGTTTCAACGCGGAAGAGGGAAGGAATTTAATGAGTTGTTCGGAACAAAATTCTACACCTTTAACCTGGAAGACTGGGTGTACACCGACGATGCGGCAAACGACCGCCTGACAAGGCATTTCGAAACCAGTTCGTTAAAAGGTTTTGGTGTGCATAACATGCAGTTGGGTATTATTGCCGCGGGTGCTGTTTTGCATTATCTAGATATTACACAACATCAGAAGCTCAGTCATATCTCTGGCCTAAGCCGGATTGAGGAGGAGCATTACGTTTGGCTCGACCGTTTTACTATCCGTAATCTCGAGTTGTTTGCGCCACTTCACGAAAGTGGAAAAGCTCTTATCAATGTGATCGATAAAACCATTACGCCAATGGGGTCGCGATTGCTGAAACGCTGGATGGCGTTGCCGTTAAAAGATATCGATCCGATAAACGAGCGGCTGGAAGTGGTGGAGCTGTTTCTGAAAGATACGGAAACCAAAGAAAACCTGGAAGAACACCTTCGTCAGATGGGCGATTTGGAACGATTGATATCAAAAGTTGCTGTCGGACGAATCAATCCGCGCGAAGTAATGCAGGTAAGAAATGCCCTGTCGGCAATTATTCCTATAAAAGCTGCTTGTGCCGATGTTGAGAATTCGGCTTTAAACCGTTTTGCCGAGCAGTTAAATCCTTGCGATTTGATACGGGAGCGCATTGAACAGCAAATTGTTGCCGATCCGCCAACGGCCATCAACAAAGGGAAAGTGATTGCTGAAGGTGTTTCTGAAGAACTGGATGATCTGCGGAAAATCGCTTACTCAGGAAAAGATTACCTGGCGCAAATTCAAAAACGTGAAAGCGAGAAACATGGAATTCCATCGCTTAAGATCAGCTTCAATAATGTTTTTGGTTATTACATCGAGGTGCGAAACACGCATAAAGATAAAGTGCCGGACGATTGGATTCGGAAACAAACGCTGGTAAGTGCCGAGCGATATATTACGGAAGAACTGAAAGAATACGAACAAAAAATTCTTGGTGCTGAGGAGAAAATTCAGGTTTTGGAAGGTAAGCTTTTTGGTGAGTTGATTTTTGCGTTGTCGGAATACATTTCGGCTATTCAGTTAAACTCGCATATTCTCGCCCAGATTGATTGTTTATTGTCGTATGCCACATGTGCGACATCTTATAAATATTTCCGACCGGAGGTGAATGATGCTACCTCAATTGAGATTAAAGAGGGGCGACATCCGGTAATCGAGCATCAGTTGCCAATTGGGGAATCTTACATTGCAAACGATGTAAAACTCGATCAGGAAGATCAGCAGATCATCATCATAACAGGTCCGAACATGGCCGGTAAATCGGCATTGTTACGTCAAACAGCATTAATTGTACTGATGGCGCAAATGGGATCGTTTGTTCCTGCCGAAGTGGCGAAAATCGGTTTTGTGGATAAAATCTTCACCCGTGTTGGTGCCTCGGATAATATTTCGCTTGGCGAATCAACATTTATGGTGGAGATGAACGAAGCGGCCAGTATTCTGAATAATGTTTCTGATCGCAGCCTGATTCTTTTCGACGAGCTGGGGCGCGGAACATCGACGTACGATGGTATTTCCATTGCCTGGTCGATTGTTGAGCATTTGCACGAACATGCATTTACCAAAGCAAAAACGCTGTTTGCCACGCACTATCACGAGCTCAATGAAATGGAAGGTGCTTTCCCGAGAGTGAAAAACTTTAACGTTTCCATAAAAGAGGTTGGTAACAAAGTTATCTTCCTACGAAAGCTGGTTCGTGGCGGTAGTAATCATAGTTTTGGTATCCATGTGGCAGGTATGGCCGGCATGCCAAAATCGGTAATTCAGCGTGCTGAACAGATATTGTCGAAGTTGGAAGGCGGAAAAGAAAAGGAAAGTTTAAGTAAACCATTAGAGGAGATTGGTGAAAACCGTGAGGGTATGCAGTTGAGCTTTTTTCAATTGGATGACCCTGTATTAAAGCAAATTAGAGACGAGATAGCGGGATTGGATGTGAATAATCTTACGCCAATAGAAGCCCTGAATAAGCTAAATGAAATAAAGAAATTGACAGGAATTTCTTAA
- a CDS encoding glycoside hydrolase family 5 protein, producing the protein MQKRNHLSILVLLLCTVLFSCQPVQQKTEQQADRVQFITIDGPDLIAPNGEKFFIQGINLGNWLNPEGYMFKFQKTSSARLIDNMFREMVGPDFTNQFWKQFKDNYITREDIRYIKSTGVNSIRLPFHYKLFTDEDYMGLYSKQDGFARIDSLVEWCRESELYIILDMHDAPGGQTGANIDDSYGYPWLMVSEESQDLFVEIWRKIADRYKNEPMILGYDLLNEPIATYFPEDEAMLNKQLEPLYMKAVKAIREVDTNHIVLLGGAQWNGNFKVFTDSKFDDKIMYTCHRYWCDTLQANIQDFVDFRDSVNLPIYMGETGENTDEWIAAWTRLMIRNNIGYHYWPYKKMGSPRCMVTIPTPEKWDVIVDFAEGPRDTYEAVQANRPDQELVKKVMMEYISNLKLAKCEVNEGYIRAMAMEP; encoded by the coding sequence ATGCAAAAACGAAATCATCTATCAATTTTGGTACTGCTTCTATGTACCGTATTATTTTCATGTCAACCGGTGCAGCAAAAAACAGAACAGCAGGCCGACAGAGTACAATTTATTACCATCGATGGACCGGATCTAATCGCACCTAACGGTGAGAAATTCTTTATCCAGGGAATAAACCTCGGTAACTGGCTGAATCCGGAAGGTTATATGTTCAAGTTTCAAAAGACGAGTTCGGCACGGCTTATCGATAATATGTTTCGCGAAATGGTTGGTCCCGATTTTACCAACCAATTCTGGAAACAGTTTAAAGACAATTACATCACTCGCGAAGATATTCGCTACATAAAAAGTACTGGCGTAAATTCCATTCGCCTGCCGTTTCACTATAAGCTGTTTACCGATGAAGATTACATGGGACTGTACTCCAAACAGGATGGTTTTGCGCGCATCGACAGTTTGGTGGAGTGGTGCCGCGAATCGGAGCTGTACATTATTCTGGATATGCACGATGCTCCCGGTGGACAAACCGGAGCAAATATCGATGATAGTTATGGCTACCCTTGGTTAATGGTAAGCGAAGAGAGTCAGGATTTGTTTGTGGAGATCTGGCGAAAAATAGCCGATCGTTATAAAAACGAGCCAATGATTTTGGGCTACGATCTATTGAACGAACCCATAGCTACCTATTTCCCGGAAGATGAGGCGATGCTGAATAAACAACTGGAGCCGCTGTATATGAAGGCGGTTAAGGCCATTCGTGAGGTGGATACCAACCATATTGTTTTGCTGGGTGGTGCACAATGGAATGGTAATTTCAAAGTGTTTACCGACTCTAAATTCGATGATAAGATAATGTACACTTGTCACCGCTACTGGTGCGATACATTACAGGCAAATATTCAGGATTTTGTTGACTTCCGCGATTCAGTGAATCTTCCAATTTATATGGGCGAAACAGGCGAGAATACAGATGAGTGGATTGCTGCCTGGACCCGCCTGATGATCAGAAACAACATAGGTTACCATTACTGGCCCTATAAAAAAATGGGAAGTCCGCGTTGCATGGTAACTATCCCAACACCGGAAAAATGGGATGTAATTGTGGATTTTGCTGAAGGACCACGCGACACGTATGAGGCGGTGCAGGCAAACCGCCCTGATCAGGAATTGGTTAAAAAAGTGATGATGGAATATATTTCAAATTTGAAACTGGCCAAATGCGAGGTTAACGAAGGTTACATTCGGGCAATGGCGATGGAACCATAA